One Sinorhizobium sp. BG8 DNA window includes the following coding sequences:
- a CDS encoding dimethylsulfonioproprionate lyase family protein, whose amino-acid sequence MARGEVLQGFLDAAFAAFDECAQDARARGSIKQIFARLGEPQPERPDIGKRLPVSIRYLEEVLATKTGRPALDLLIERFKMLEPQLEWSWRSTYDDTASENFPTSHANTLIVGPDGLEDRGDVWFGASLMAPNVRYPDHDHAPEETYLVLSDGEFQHGDCDWFSPGIGGSFYNPPGIRHAMRSGSKPLFAFWALLPDQPKH is encoded by the coding sequence ATGGCGCGAGGCGAGGTTCTGCAAGGTTTCCTCGACGCGGCTTTCGCGGCCTTCGATGAGTGCGCGCAGGATGCGCGCGCACGCGGATCCATCAAGCAGATCTTTGCGCGTTTGGGCGAACCGCAGCCGGAGCGACCGGATATCGGCAAGCGCCTCCCTGTGAGCATCCGCTATCTCGAAGAGGTTCTTGCAACCAAGACCGGACGTCCAGCGCTCGACCTGTTGATCGAGCGGTTCAAGATGCTGGAACCCCAGCTGGAATGGAGTTGGCGCTCGACCTACGACGATACGGCGAGCGAGAACTTCCCGACGAGCCACGCCAATACCTTGATCGTCGGCCCGGACGGTCTTGAGGATCGCGGGGATGTCTGGTTCGGTGCCAGTTTGATGGCGCCGAACGTGCGCTATCCGGATCACGATCATGCGCCGGAGGAAACCTATCTCGTCCTGTCGGACGGCGAGTTCCAGCACGGTGATTGCGATTGGTTTTCGCCCGGCATCGGTGGGTCCTTCTACAACCCGCCGGGCATTCGCCACGCCATGCGCTCGGGCAGCAAGCCGCTCTTTGCCTTCTGGGCATTGCTGCCCGACCAGCCGAAACACTGA
- a CDS encoding ABC transporter substrate-binding protein yields MNKFLASTCLFLGTAAGSAMAQAADCGDVTIASMNWQSAEVISNLDKIILNEGYGCSAEITIGDTVPTITSMAEKGQPDIAPEAWIDLLPEVVKKGTEEGRIVQVGSPLPDGGVQGWWIPKYLADAHPDIKTIQDALKHPELFPDPEDPSKGAIYNGPQGWGGTVVTAQFYKAFEAEKAGFTLVDTGSAAGLDGSIAKAYERKEGWVGYYWAPTALLGKYEMVKLDYGVPNDPAEWKRCNTVADCNDPKPNAWPVDTIVTLVAKPFSEKAGPEVMDYLKKRSWSNQTLGQLMAWMTDNQASGEDGAKHFLEENKDLWKTWVSPEAAEKIEAAL; encoded by the coding sequence ATGAATAAATTTCTTGCATCGACCTGCTTGTTTCTTGGGACCGCCGCCGGCTCTGCGATGGCCCAGGCCGCCGATTGTGGCGACGTGACCATCGCCAGCATGAACTGGCAGAGCGCGGAGGTCATCTCCAACCTCGACAAGATCATCCTGAACGAAGGCTACGGCTGCAGCGCCGAGATCACCATTGGCGACACCGTGCCGACCATTACCTCCATGGCCGAGAAGGGCCAGCCGGACATCGCGCCGGAAGCCTGGATCGACCTGCTGCCTGAGGTCGTCAAGAAGGGCACGGAGGAAGGCCGCATCGTCCAGGTCGGCTCGCCACTCCCCGATGGCGGTGTTCAGGGCTGGTGGATCCCGAAGTACCTCGCGGACGCCCATCCCGACATCAAGACCATCCAGGATGCGCTGAAGCATCCCGAACTCTTCCCCGATCCGGAAGATCCGAGCAAGGGCGCGATCTACAATGGCCCGCAGGGCTGGGGCGGTACGGTGGTGACCGCGCAGTTCTACAAGGCTTTCGAGGCCGAGAAGGCCGGCTTCACGCTGGTCGATACCGGCTCTGCGGCGGGCCTCGACGGCTCGATCGCCAAGGCGTACGAGCGCAAGGAGGGATGGGTCGGTTACTACTGGGCGCCCACAGCGCTTCTCGGCAAGTACGAGATGGTCAAGCTCGACTACGGCGTTCCGAACGATCCGGCAGAATGGAAGCGCTGCAACACGGTGGCCGATTGCAACGATCCCAAGCCGAATGCATGGCCGGTCGACACGATTGTCACGCTGGTGGCCAAGCCCTTCTCCGAAAAGGCCGGTCCTGAGGTGATGGACTACCTGAAGAAGCGCTCATGGAGCAACCAGACGCTCGGCCAGCTGATGGCTTGGATGACGGACAACCAGGCGAGCGGCGAGGATGGCGCCAAGCACTTCCTCGAAGAGAACAAGGATCTCTGGAAGACCTGGGTTTCTCCGGAAGCCGCCGAAAAGATCGAGGCCGCGCTCTAG
- a CDS encoding NADH:flavin oxidoreductase, which translates to MSNDPLLQPFQLKHLTLRNRIIVTSHEPAYPEDGMPKGRYRAYTVERARGGVALTMTAGSAAVSKDSPPVFNNLLAYKDEIVPWIREMTDAVHEQGAAIMIQLTHLGRRTRWDKGDWLPVVAPSHHREAAHRAFPKKLEDWDIERIIKDFADAAERMKAGGMDGVELEAYGHLIDQFTSPLTNELDGPYGGSLDNRMRFCFDVFKAMRKRVGNDFILGVRYTADECLPGGTGKAEGLEISRRLKESGLIDYLNVIRGHIDTDAGLTDVIPIQGMASAPHLDFAGEVRAATNFPTFHAAKIQDVATARHAIAAGKVDMVGMTRAHMTDPHIVRKIIEKREDDIRPCVGANYCLDRIYQGGLAFCIHNAATGREETMPHNIPKADVRRKVVVVGAGPAGLEAARVSAERGHEVVVFEAANNPGGQIRLTSQSERRREMISIIEWRMNQCEKLGVTFHFNTWAEADTITAEDPDVVIIATGGLPHTDVLTKGNELVVSSWDIISGDVKPGSNVLVYDDAGDHAGLQAAEFIAKAGGKVEIMTPDRAFAPEVMAMNLVPYMRSLQKLDTTFTVTYRLEAAEKSGNQIIAHIGSDYGGVAKQQTFDQIVVNHGTIPLDDLYFELKPGSKNLGEVSYDELLSGAPQTVERNPDGAYQLFRIGDAVAARNTHAAIYDALRLAKDI; encoded by the coding sequence ATGTCGAACGATCCCCTGCTGCAGCCCTTCCAGCTGAAGCATCTGACCCTGCGTAACCGTATCATTGTCACGTCGCACGAGCCTGCCTATCCCGAGGACGGGATGCCGAAGGGTCGTTATCGTGCCTATACGGTGGAGCGGGCGAGGGGTGGAGTGGCGCTGACGATGACCGCGGGCTCCGCCGCCGTCTCGAAGGACAGTCCGCCGGTCTTCAACAATCTGCTCGCCTACAAGGATGAGATCGTTCCGTGGATCCGGGAAATGACGGATGCCGTGCACGAACAAGGCGCGGCGATCATGATCCAGCTCACCCATCTCGGCCGTCGCACGCGGTGGGACAAGGGCGACTGGCTGCCCGTCGTGGCCCCGTCCCATCACCGCGAGGCCGCTCACCGTGCCTTCCCGAAAAAGCTGGAAGACTGGGACATCGAGCGCATCATCAAGGATTTCGCCGATGCGGCCGAACGCATGAAGGCCGGTGGCATGGACGGCGTCGAGCTGGAGGCCTATGGCCACCTCATCGACCAGTTCACCTCGCCACTCACCAATGAACTCGACGGCCCCTATGGCGGTTCGCTCGACAACCGCATGCGCTTCTGTTTCGACGTGTTCAAGGCCATGCGCAAGCGCGTCGGCAACGACTTCATTCTCGGCGTGCGCTACACGGCCGACGAATGTCTTCCCGGCGGGACCGGAAAGGCCGAAGGCCTGGAAATCTCCCGTCGCCTCAAGGAAAGCGGTCTCATCGACTACCTGAACGTCATCCGCGGTCATATCGACACGGATGCGGGTCTGACGGACGTCATCCCGATCCAGGGCATGGCAAGTGCACCGCATCTGGATTTCGCAGGCGAGGTGCGCGCCGCGACCAATTTCCCGACCTTCCATGCGGCGAAAATCCAGGACGTCGCGACGGCTCGCCATGCGATCGCAGCCGGCAAGGTCGACATGGTCGGCATGACGCGCGCGCACATGACCGACCCACACATCGTGCGCAAGATCATCGAAAAGCGCGAAGACGACATCCGCCCCTGCGTCGGTGCGAACTACTGTCTCGACCGTATCTACCAGGGCGGTCTTGCCTTCTGCATCCACAATGCGGCGACGGGCCGCGAGGAGACGATGCCGCACAACATCCCCAAGGCGGATGTGCGAAGGAAGGTGGTCGTCGTCGGTGCCGGCCCGGCTGGTCTCGAAGCCGCTCGCGTCTCCGCCGAGCGTGGCCATGAGGTCGTGGTCTTCGAGGCCGCGAACAATCCCGGTGGCCAGATCCGGCTGACGTCGCAGAGCGAGCGCCGGAGGGAGATGATCAGCATCATCGAGTGGCGCATGAACCAGTGCGAGAAGCTGGGCGTGACCTTCCATTTCAACACCTGGGCCGAAGCCGACACGATCACGGCAGAAGACCCCGATGTCGTGATCATCGCGACCGGTGGCTTGCCGCATACAGATGTGCTCACGAAGGGCAACGAGCTGGTCGTCTCGTCCTGGGATATCATCTCGGGCGATGTGAAGCCGGGCTCGAATGTGCTTGTCTATGACGATGCCGGCGACCATGCCGGCCTGCAGGCGGCTGAGTTCATCGCCAAGGCGGGCGGCAAGGTCGAGATCATGACTCCGGACCGTGCCTTCGCGCCTGAGGTCATGGCCATGAACCTCGTGCCCTACATGCGCTCGCTGCAAAAGCTCGATACGACCTTTACCGTCACCTACCGGCTCGAGGCGGCGGAAAAGAGCGGCAACCAGATCATTGCCCATATCGGCAGCGATTACGGCGGCGTAGCAAAGCAGCAGACCTTCGATCAGATCGTCGTCAACCACGGCACCATCCCGCTGGATGACCTCTATTTCGAACTGAAGCCGGGGTCGAAGAACCTTGGCGAAGTCTCATACGATGAGCTGCTCTCCGGTGCTCCGCAGACCGTCGAACGCAATCCTGACGGCGCCTACCAGCTCTTCCGCATCGGCGACGCGGTCGCCGCCCGTAACACGCACGCCGCCATCTACGATGCGCTGCGTCTTGCCAAGGATATCTGA
- a CDS encoding electron transfer flavoprotein subunit alpha/FixB family protein: protein MAILLLADHDKNHLSDQTAKALTAATQIGGAVHVLVAGSGAGAVGEQAARLSGVAKVLVADDASLANNLAEPLAALIVSLSGSYDTILAAATSVGKNVLPRVAALLDVAQVSEIIEVVSSDTFKRPIYAGNAIQTVQATDAKKVITVRTASFAAAADGGSAAVETVSAGANPGLSSFVGDALSSSDRPELTSAKIIISGGRALGSSEKFKEVILPVADKLGAAVGASRAAVDAGYAPNDWQVGQTGKVVAPELYIACGISGAIQHLAGMKDSKVIVAINKDEEAPIFQVADYGLVADLFDVLPEMQKAI from the coding sequence ATGGCCATTCTTCTTCTGGCTGACCACGACAAGAACCACCTTTCCGACCAGACGGCCAAGGCGCTGACGGCGGCAACGCAGATCGGCGGCGCGGTGCATGTGCTGGTTGCCGGCTCCGGTGCCGGGGCGGTTGGCGAACAGGCGGCAAGGCTGTCCGGCGTCGCCAAGGTGCTCGTCGCCGACGACGCCAGCCTCGCCAACAACCTGGCCGAACCGCTGGCGGCCCTGATCGTCTCGCTGTCGGGTTCCTATGACACGATCCTTGCGGCCGCCACCTCGGTCGGCAAGAACGTGCTGCCGCGGGTCGCGGCCCTTCTCGACGTCGCGCAGGTGTCTGAGATCATCGAGGTGGTCTCGTCCGACACGTTCAAGCGGCCGATCTATGCCGGCAACGCCATCCAGACGGTGCAGGCGACCGATGCGAAGAAGGTGATCACCGTGCGCACGGCAAGCTTTGCCGCAGCGGCGGACGGCGGCTCGGCTGCGGTCGAGACGGTTTCGGCCGGCGCAAACCCGGGCCTTTCCAGCTTCGTCGGCGATGCGCTGTCGTCGTCGGACCGTCCGGAGCTGACGTCGGCGAAGATCATCATCTCGGGCGGCCGGGCGCTCGGCTCGTCGGAGAAGTTCAAGGAGGTGATCCTGCCGGTCGCCGACAAGCTCGGGGCCGCCGTCGGTGCGTCGCGCGCCGCCGTCGATGCCGGCTATGCGCCGAACGACTGGCAGGTCGGCCAGACCGGCAAGGTGGTCGCGCCCGAACTCTACATCGCCTGCGGCATCTCCGGCGCCATCCAGCATCTGGCCGGCATGAAGGATTCGAAGGTCATCGTCGCCATCAACAAGGACGAGGAAGCACCGATCTTCCAGGTCGCGGACTACGGCCTCGTCGCCGACCTCTTCGACGTCCTGCCGGAAATGCAGAAGGCGATCTAG
- a CDS encoding pyrroline-5-carboxylate reductase dimerization domain-containing protein: MAAGKGLRIGVIGGAGWLGGAIAAAVLDAGIAASQDLSLSYRSKRPDRFPGAFWTRDNQALADRSDVIVLSVRPADWPHLNINVEGKLIVSVMAGIRLAALCAQHQTRRAVRTLPNAAAEVRKSYTPWIATGDVDDTDRAIVRAIFDACGVQDEVRTEAEIDYLTGLTGSGPAFPALLAEAMMADAIAHGLDRQVAQRAVNTVLVGTGRLLEQRDVCPTETVQTFLDYRGTTAAAIEEMMTAGFGSAVARGLAAAFAKSVSMGENS, translated from the coding sequence GTGGCAGCAGGCAAGGGTTTGAGGATCGGCGTGATCGGCGGCGCGGGCTGGCTGGGTGGTGCAATCGCCGCAGCCGTGCTGGATGCCGGCATTGCCGCGTCTCAGGACCTTTCGCTTTCCTATCGAAGCAAGCGCCCCGACCGTTTCCCCGGCGCCTTCTGGACCCGGGACAATCAGGCACTGGCCGATCGCTCGGACGTCATCGTCCTCTCCGTCCGCCCGGCCGACTGGCCTCACCTGAACATCAATGTCGAAGGCAAGCTTATCGTCTCCGTGATGGCCGGCATCCGCCTCGCTGCGCTATGTGCGCAGCACCAGACCCGCCGTGCCGTCCGCACCCTGCCGAATGCCGCGGCCGAGGTGCGCAAGTCCTACACGCCGTGGATTGCCACCGGCGATGTCGACGACACGGACCGGGCCATCGTTCGCGCGATCTTTGATGCCTGTGGGGTTCAGGATGAAGTCCGCACGGAGGCGGAGATCGATTATCTGACCGGCCTCACCGGGTCCGGCCCGGCTTTTCCGGCGCTGCTCGCCGAAGCCATGATGGCGGATGCGATCGCGCATGGGCTGGACCGGCAGGTTGCCCAGCGGGCGGTCAATACGGTCCTTGTCGGCACAGGCAGGCTCCTCGAACAGCGGGACGTCTGTCCCACCGAAACGGTCCAGACCTTCCTTGATTATCGCGGCACAACGGCGGCCGCGATCGAGGAAATGATGACGGCGGGTTTTGGCTCCGCCGTCGCGCGCGGCCTCGCTGCAGCCTTCGCGAAATCGGTCAGCATGGGAGAAAACTCCTAG
- a CDS encoding electron transfer flavoprotein subunit beta/FixA family protein, protein MKILVPVKRVVDYNVKIRVKADGTGVELANVKMSMNPFDEISVEEALRLKEAGKAEEVVVVSIGPAKAEETLRTALAMGADRAILVETEDQVEPLAVAKILKGVAEAEQPGLIIVGKQAIDDDSNQTGQMLSALLGWAQGTFASKVEIGEGKAKVTREVDGGLQTIEVTLPAVVTTDLRLNEPRYASLPNIMKAKKKPLDKKSPGDFGVDTTARLKVLKTEEPGGRKAGVKVKSVAELVEKLKTEAGVL, encoded by the coding sequence ATGAAGATCTTGGTCCCCGTTAAGCGGGTTGTTGACTACAACGTGAAGATCCGCGTGAAGGCGGATGGCACGGGTGTCGAGCTTGCGAATGTGAAGATGTCGATGAATCCGTTCGACGAGATCTCCGTGGAAGAGGCGCTGCGTCTGAAGGAAGCCGGCAAGGCGGAGGAGGTCGTGGTGGTGTCGATCGGTCCCGCCAAGGCCGAGGAGACGCTGAGGACGGCACTCGCCATGGGAGCCGACCGGGCGATCCTGGTCGAGACCGAGGATCAGGTCGAGCCGCTCGCCGTCGCCAAGATCCTCAAGGGCGTGGCCGAGGCCGAACAGCCGGGGCTGATCATCGTCGGCAAGCAGGCGATCGATGACGACTCGAACCAGACCGGCCAGATGCTGTCGGCGCTGCTCGGCTGGGCGCAGGGGACGTTTGCCTCGAAGGTCGAGATCGGCGAGGGCAAGGCAAAGGTTACCCGTGAGGTCGACGGCGGCCTGCAGACGATCGAAGTGACGCTGCCGGCGGTGGTGACGACGGACCTTCGGCTCAACGAGCCGCGCTACGCCTCGCTGCCGAACATCATGAAGGCGAAGAAGAAGCCGCTCGACAAGAAGAGCCCGGGCGATTTCGGCGTCGACACGACAGCCCGGCTGAAGGTGCTGAAGACCGAGGAGCCGGGCGGGCGCAAGGCCGGCGTCAAGGTGAAGTCGGTCGCCGAGCTCGTCGAGAAGCTGAAGACCGAAGCCGGCGTGCTTTGA
- a CDS encoding TetR/AcrR family transcriptional regulator produces MEQETSDSGWRGSHEGWLEAAYDSLLESGVESVKILPLAKRLNLSRTSFYWFFKDREELLSALISRWREKNTGNLVKQTEAYAETLAEAMLNVFDCWVNKDLFDSQFEFAVRSWALQSPEILAEVHAADQTRMEAIGRMFMRFGYDEGPADVRARTTYLVQIGYISMQSREDLALRMKRIPEYIAIYTGEVPQKRELDRFFARHGYKPE; encoded by the coding sequence ATGGAACAGGAGACGAGTGACAGCGGCTGGCGCGGCTCCCACGAGGGATGGCTGGAGGCCGCCTACGACTCCCTGCTCGAATCCGGCGTGGAATCGGTGAAGATTCTGCCGCTCGCAAAGCGGCTCAATCTCTCCCGGACCAGCTTCTACTGGTTCTTCAAGGACCGAGAGGAACTGTTGAGCGCGCTGATCTCGCGCTGGAGAGAAAAGAACACGGGTAACCTCGTGAAGCAGACCGAAGCCTATGCGGAGACGCTCGCCGAAGCGATGCTGAACGTCTTCGACTGCTGGGTGAACAAGGATCTGTTCGATTCGCAGTTCGAGTTCGCTGTCCGCAGTTGGGCCCTGCAGTCGCCGGAAATCCTGGCAGAGGTGCACGCGGCCGACCAGACGAGAATGGAAGCAATCGGCCGCATGTTCATGAGGTTCGGTTATGACGAGGGCCCGGCGGACGTTCGCGCGCGAACGACCTACCTGGTCCAGATCGGATACATCTCGATGCAGTCCAGGGAGGATCTCGCGCTCCGCATGAAGCGCATCCCGGAATACATCGCGATCTATACCGGAGAGGTTCCCCAGAAGCGGGAACTCGACCGTTTCTTCGCACGGCATGGATACAAACCGGAGTGA
- a CDS encoding proline/glycine betaine ABC transporter permease, with the protein MDWFYKFPHMNDDALRNMKKAIDDGFRGFTRNYGDMIESIFTPLQHFLIAAERFMLKTPWPIITLLILAIAYAATRSTRITLGCLVTLMLIGYFDMWDDTMRTISMIFVCTVLSIAIGIPIGILMARSDRMQRIVNPILDVMQTMPSFVYLIPVVMLLGIGKVPGLIAVVIYAIPPMIRLTDLGIRLVDKDVLEAADAFGADPRQKLFKVQLPLALPTIMAGINQTIMMALAMVVIASMIGVQGLGQPVLKAIANQYFTLGIFNGLAIVGIAIIFDRVSQAYGKRLQKHREVVHG; encoded by the coding sequence ATGGATTGGTTTTACAAATTCCCGCATATGAACGACGACGCGCTGCGCAACATGAAGAAGGCGATCGACGACGGCTTCCGCGGCTTCACGCGCAACTACGGCGACATGATTGAGAGCATCTTCACGCCGCTGCAGCACTTCCTCATCGCCGCCGAGCGCTTCATGCTGAAGACGCCCTGGCCGATCATCACGCTGCTCATTCTCGCCATCGCCTATGCCGCCACGCGCAGCACCCGCATCACCCTCGGCTGCCTCGTGACGCTGATGCTGATCGGCTACTTCGACATGTGGGACGACACGATGCGGACGATCTCGATGATCTTCGTCTGCACGGTGCTGTCGATCGCCATCGGCATTCCGATCGGGATCCTGATGGCGCGCTCCGACCGCATGCAGCGTATCGTCAATCCGATCCTCGACGTCATGCAGACGATGCCGAGCTTCGTCTACCTGATCCCCGTCGTCATGCTGCTCGGCATCGGCAAGGTGCCGGGGCTGATCGCCGTCGTCATCTATGCCATCCCGCCGATGATCCGCCTCACCGACCTCGGCATCCGCCTCGTCGACAAGGACGTGCTCGAGGCCGCCGATGCGTTCGGCGCCGATCCCAGGCAGAAACTCTTCAAGGTACAGTTGCCGCTCGCCCTTCCGACGATCATGGCCGGCATCAACCAGACGATCATGATGGCGCTGGCCATGGTGGTCATCGCCTCGATGATCGGCGTGCAGGGACTTGGCCAGCCGGTTCTCAAGGCCATCGCCAACCAGTACTTCACGCTGGGCATCTTCAACGGCCTCGCCATCGTCGGCATTGCCATCATCTTCGACCGGGTCAGCCAGGCGTATGGCAAGCGACTCCAGAAGCACCGGGAGGTCGTCCATGGCTGA